From Nitrosopumilus zosterae, the proteins below share one genomic window:
- a CDS encoding adenylyltransferase/cytidyltransferase family protein, with amino-acid sequence MLESIDKLILSAMYVCQIDGRSVSEEIKKKSMLSDDMIKSKIDELVKNQFVNEDRTTLTEIGRSSLRVVLAGGVFDIIHPGHIHTLNAARALGDVLVVVVATDNTAVKMKKRNPIHSQEQRQELVNSLSMVDLCLIGQEDDIFKTVNMVKPEIVALGYDQVHQEKFIIEGCKKINLDAKVARLQSPIPESSSHKIEKEYGESIHGI; translated from the coding sequence ATATTGGAATCGATTGATAAGCTAATTCTTTCAGCCATGTATGTATGCCAAATTGACGGAAGATCAGTATCTGAGGAAATTAAGAAGAAAAGCATGCTTTCAGATGATATGATAAAATCAAAGATTGACGAACTAGTAAAGAACCAATTCGTTAACGAGGACAGAACCACACTCACAGAAATAGGTCGAAGTTCATTACGGGTGGTTCTGGCAGGCGGTGTTTTTGACATAATTCATCCAGGCCATATTCATACACTAAATGCGGCAAGAGCACTAGGAGATGTACTGGTAGTAGTGGTAGCAACAGACAACACCGCGGTTAAAATGAAAAAAAGAAACCCCATACACAGTCAGGAACAGAGACAAGAATTGGTAAATTCACTCTCAATGGTTGATCTATGCCTTATCGGACAAGAAGACGATATTTTTAAAACAGTCAACATGGTAAAGCCAGAAATTGTCGCGTTAGGTTATGATCAGGTGCATCAAGAAAAGTTCATCATAGAGGGATGTAAAAAAATAAATCTCGATGCAAAAGTTGCAAGACTGCAATCCCCAATTCCAGAAAGCTCCAGTCACAAAATAGAAAAAGAGTACGGGGAATCGATTCACGGAATTTAG
- a CDS encoding cupredoxin domain-containing protein produces MEHFPKKTTLPIIVCSILLISVSANAANAESVPEWVKNTALWYGQGIVSEQEFLNMIKFLIDNDVITIEAQEEISTKKDSTITIPNGNFNVSSTSFYLPLNLEIPVGTTVTWVNNDSVPHNIQSQDDSGKVIDMFNSPPLSTGDKFSYTFEEDGIFKYHCSWHPWRVGLVTVN; encoded by the coding sequence ATGGAACATTTTCCAAAAAAAACAACCCTTCCAATAATAGTATGTTCAATTTTGCTGATTTCAGTTTCAGCAAATGCTGCAAATGCCGAATCGGTTCCAGAATGGGTGAAAAATACAGCTTTATGGTATGGGCAAGGAATTGTTTCAGAACAAGAGTTTCTAAACATGATAAAATTTTTGATTGATAACGACGTCATCACAATAGAAGCTCAAGAAGAGATATCTACGAAAAAGGATTCAACCATCACCATACCAAATGGCAACTTTAATGTGTCAAGCACATCATTTTACTTGCCACTTAATTTAGAAATTCCCGTTGGCACAACAGTAACGTGGGTGAATAACGATTCAGTGCCACACAACATTCAGAGTCAGGATGATTCTGGAAAAGTAATAGACATGTTCAACAGTCCACCATTAAGCACAGGAGACAAATTCTCATACACGTTTGAAGAAGATGGGATTTTCAAATACCATTGCTCATGGCATCCATGGCGAGTAGGATTAGTTACAGTGAATTAG
- a CDS encoding DUF120 domain-containing protein: MTELKIQHILTLSYLLSKGAKHNYVTITTSSLGKNIKKSQQAASKHLVELEQNNFIERIINGRNISVKITPKGFSEMVKLSTILRKSLDSSPSYVELTGTLISGMGEGAYYMGLKGYTTQFKSKIGYVPFPGTLNVRLDQKIHQEAIKQFETLNGVKIKSFSDGKRTYGWVKCFPAKLNNSINCELIILERTHHDDSVIELISKSCLRKTAKLKDGSKISIKIQINS, encoded by the coding sequence ATGACTGAACTGAAAATTCAGCACATCTTAACCCTCTCTTATCTATTATCCAAAGGTGCAAAACACAACTATGTTACCATAACGACTTCATCTCTTGGAAAAAACATTAAAAAATCTCAGCAAGCTGCATCAAAACATCTAGTTGAATTAGAACAAAATAACTTCATCGAGAGAATAATTAATGGAAGGAACATATCAGTAAAAATTACTCCTAAAGGATTCAGTGAAATGGTAAAACTTTCTACCATACTGAGAAAAAGTTTGGATTCTTCTCCATCTTATGTTGAATTAACGGGAACTTTGATTTCTGGAATGGGTGAAGGTGCATACTATATGGGATTAAAAGGATACACTACGCAATTCAAGTCAAAAATCGGATATGTGCCATTTCCTGGAACTCTAAATGTCAGATTAGATCAAAAAATCCACCAAGAGGCAATAAAACAGTTTGAAACTTTGAACGGTGTAAAAATTAAGAGTTTCTCTGACGGGAAACGAACCTATGGTTGGGTAAAATGCTTTCCAGCCAAATTAAACAATTCGATAAACTGTGAATTGATAATACTGGAACGAACTCATCATGATGATTCCGTAATTGAACTGATATCTAAATCCTGTTTGAGAAAAACTGCAAAACTAAAGGATGGCTCAAAAATTTCAATTAAAATTCAAATCAATTCCTAA
- a CDS encoding enoyl-CoA hydratase/isomerase family protein, whose product MSLVTTSTSDGICTVKINRPDKLNAMNIDVAKELIKTFEELNHDDDVKVIILTGEGEKAFSAGADIEYMSKISADESVDYAKTGQLVTSTVELVKQPTIAAINGFALGGGCELAMSCDIRIAADTAKLGQPEVTIGIPPGWGGTQRLMRIVGIAKAKELVYTGKMIKADEAKEIGLVNHVVPLASLQEEALKMAQQIAGNSIMGVQMSKVAINKGRNADLDTGLAVELLAWRNCFTHPDREERMTAFVNKSKK is encoded by the coding sequence ATGTCACTAGTTACCACATCTACTTCTGATGGCATTTGTACTGTCAAAATTAACAGACCTGACAAACTTAATGCTATGAATATAGATGTTGCAAAGGAACTAATCAAAACTTTTGAAGAACTCAATCATGATGATGATGTCAAAGTTATCATCTTGACTGGTGAAGGCGAAAAGGCGTTTTCTGCTGGTGCAGATATTGAATACATGTCAAAAATATCTGCAGATGAATCCGTTGATTATGCAAAAACTGGTCAGCTTGTAACTTCAACTGTTGAACTAGTAAAACAACCCACTATTGCAGCCATTAATGGATTTGCTTTAGGTGGAGGTTGCGAACTTGCAATGTCTTGTGATATCAGAATAGCTGCAGATACTGCAAAGTTAGGTCAGCCAGAAGTAACAATTGGAATCCCTCCTGGTTGGGGTGGGACACAAAGATTGATGAGAATTGTGGGAATAGCAAAAGCAAAAGAACTTGTTTACACAGGAAAAATGATCAAAGCAGATGAGGCAAAAGAGATTGGCCTCGTAAATCATGTAGTTCCTCTTGCATCCTTGCAAGAAGAAGCTTTGAAAATGGCACAACAGATAGCTGGAAACTCTATCATGGGTGTTCAAATGTCAAAAGTTGCAATCAACAAAGGAAGAAATGCAGATCTTGATACTGGTCTTGCCGTTGAACTTCTTGCTTGGAGAAATTGCTTCACTCATCCTGATAGAGAAGAACGTATGACGGCATTTGTCAACAAGTCAAAGAAATAG
- the dnaG gene encoding DNA primase DnaG: protein MSGKSGIVKYHVKLSYEVDGLVERADIIGAIFGQTEGLLGPEMNLNELQRVSKVGRIEVNTKSTSNTTSGDALIPMSTDIDTCALIAAGIESIDKVGPFDCKFRLEAIDDVRAAKKDDIVRRAKEIKQKWATKTVSEGETMLNDVHQGDAGKLATYGPSKLTCSSGVFDSNWVILVEGRADVINLLRAGYDNVLAIEGAKIDESIKELCNSKETVVAFLDGDRSGGFILKELKSVVTLDYELQADTGVEVEELTPQRIDEILRPIADEIKSGKPAPALKSEDDKPLAEIASKVFPNLNETLEAVALDSDQNEVFKVPISEVVSKLSSQSGIKYLLLDGIITQRLLEGAKNAGVECVVGHRVAKLSNSDGMTLKTFGDLGVS, encoded by the coding sequence ATGTCCGGTAAATCAGGAATTGTCAAATATCATGTTAAACTTTCCTATGAAGTTGATGGGCTCGTTGAAAGAGCAGATATAATCGGTGCCATCTTTGGCCAAACAGAAGGACTGTTAGGCCCAGAGATGAATCTGAATGAGCTGCAACGTGTTTCCAAAGTAGGACGTATTGAAGTCAATACAAAATCCACTTCTAACACTACATCTGGTGATGCTTTAATCCCAATGAGTACTGATATTGATACATGTGCATTAATTGCAGCAGGAATTGAAAGCATCGATAAGGTGGGACCCTTTGATTGCAAATTTAGACTAGAAGCAATTGATGATGTACGAGCTGCAAAGAAAGACGATATTGTAAGACGTGCAAAAGAAATCAAGCAAAAATGGGCTACCAAAACTGTTAGTGAAGGAGAAACAATGCTGAATGATGTTCATCAAGGTGATGCTGGAAAACTAGCAACTTATGGACCATCAAAATTAACATGCAGTTCTGGCGTCTTTGATTCTAATTGGGTAATTCTGGTAGAAGGAAGGGCAGATGTTATCAATCTCCTAAGGGCAGGATATGATAATGTCTTGGCAATTGAAGGTGCAAAAATTGATGAGTCCATCAAAGAACTATGCAATTCTAAAGAAACTGTAGTTGCCTTCCTTGATGGTGATAGATCAGGCGGATTCATTCTCAAAGAACTCAAGTCTGTTGTTACTTTAGATTATGAACTACAAGCAGATACAGGTGTTGAAGTTGAAGAACTGACTCCGCAAAGAATTGATGAAATTCTGAGACCAATTGCTGATGAAATTAAATCCGGTAAACCGGCACCTGCACTCAAAAGTGAAGATGATAAACCTCTTGCAGAAATTGCATCAAAGGTTTTTCCAAATCTAAATGAAACTCTTGAAGCAGTTGCATTGGACAGTGATCAGAATGAAGTTTTCAAAGTTCCAATCAGTGAAGTTGTAAGCAAACTATCATCACAATCTGGAATCAAATATCTTCTGCTCGATGGAATCATTACCCAGAGACTTTTAGAAGGCGCAAAAAATGCAGGTGTAGAATGTGTTGTTGGTCATAGAGTTGCCAAACTTTCAAACTCTGATGGAATGACACTAAAAACATTCGGTGATTTGGGCGTATCTTAG
- a CDS encoding helix-turn-helix transcriptional regulator — protein sequence MQELIQSQKIVDDERKQVILEILADKYCKQILHNTLEKPKSAMEISHEKKIPISTVYRRLQTLYDAKLLAISGSINQDGKKYFLYKSKVKSISLKCDLEVTTVEFVPNKSHSD from the coding sequence ATGCAAGAATTAATTCAGTCTCAAAAAATAGTTGATGATGAAAGAAAGCAGGTAATTTTGGAAATACTTGCTGATAAATATTGCAAACAAATCCTACACAACACACTAGAAAAGCCAAAATCTGCAATGGAAATCTCACATGAAAAAAAGATTCCAATAAGTACGGTGTATAGAAGGTTACAAACTCTTTATGATGCAAAATTACTGGCAATCTCTGGTTCAATTAACCAGGATGGGAAAAAATATTTCTTATACAAGAGTAAGGTAAAGTCCATTTCTCTAAAGTGTGATCTAGAAGTAACCACTGTTGAATTTGTTCCAAACAAATCCCACAGTGACTAG
- a CDS encoding 3-hydroxypropionate--CoA ligase has product MTAVKKIFEDTIITDHKVITEESSKSILKSYGVKVPPYALATSASDAVKQAKKIGFPLVMKVVSPQILHKTDVGGVKVGIDNVADVKKTFNDMYGRLSKKKGVEVKGILLEKMVPKGVELIVGIQNDPQFGPMIMAGLGGVMTEVFKDVAFRMLPISTSDAKSMLNELKGSKLLKGFRGSEPVDLNMVAKMLVQIGKLGVENADYINSIDFNPVVVYPKSHFVVDAKIILNNELRKNSISKAKPNITSMESFFTPKSVALVGASATPGKIGNSVLDALGKQDYKGKVFPINPKQESILGIKCYPSLDAITEPVDLVVVCIDLAECGPIMKICAKKGIHNVVIVSGGGKELGGDRAAMEAEVKELSIKHKIRVIGPNCIGMFNAANRLDCAFQGQERMVRSKLGHVAFFSQSGTMGISMLESADVFGLSKMISFGNRSDVDEADMIWYAANDPQTKVIGLYVEGFGDGRKFINTAKRVMKEKKKPIVIWKSGRTAAGAKQAASHTGSLGGSNAMIMGAFKQAGIISVDSYQELVGVLKALAWQPPAKGNRVAMTSNGAGPMIGGIDQLERLGLTIGKLSPALLKKMKERFPPTVPIHNGNPADVGGGATADDYKFVIQQFLDEKNIDIAMPWFVFQDDPLEETIVEHLSELSQKKIKPILAGGNGGPYTEKMINLIEKHNVPVYQDLRTWVAAASALSQWGKMLGK; this is encoded by the coding sequence ATGACTGCGGTTAAGAAAATTTTTGAAGACACCATTATAACCGATCATAAAGTCATCACCGAAGAATCATCCAAATCTATTCTCAAAAGCTATGGCGTTAAAGTTCCTCCTTATGCGCTTGCTACTTCTGCAAGTGATGCAGTAAAGCAGGCAAAGAAGATTGGTTTTCCACTTGTAATGAAGGTTGTATCTCCACAAATTTTGCACAAGACTGATGTTGGTGGAGTTAAAGTCGGAATTGACAATGTTGCTGATGTAAAAAAGACGTTCAATGACATGTATGGTCGTCTTTCTAAAAAGAAAGGTGTCGAAGTTAAAGGAATTCTTTTGGAAAAAATGGTTCCAAAAGGTGTTGAACTAATTGTAGGTATTCAAAATGATCCACAGTTCGGCCCAATGATTATGGCTGGATTAGGAGGAGTCATGACTGAAGTCTTCAAAGATGTCGCATTCAGAATGCTGCCTATCTCAACTTCGGATGCTAAATCCATGTTAAATGAACTCAAAGGTTCCAAACTTCTCAAAGGTTTCAGAGGAAGCGAGCCTGTTGATCTCAACATGGTTGCAAAAATGTTAGTTCAGATTGGAAAATTAGGCGTAGAAAATGCAGATTACATTAACAGCATTGACTTTAATCCCGTGGTTGTTTATCCGAAATCACATTTTGTAGTTGATGCAAAAATTATTCTGAATAATGAATTAAGAAAGAATTCAATCTCTAAAGCAAAACCAAACATTACGTCAATGGAATCCTTCTTTACTCCAAAGTCTGTTGCACTAGTTGGCGCATCTGCTACTCCCGGAAAGATTGGTAATTCTGTTTTAGATGCCCTTGGAAAACAAGATTACAAAGGCAAAGTATTTCCAATTAATCCTAAACAAGAATCAATTCTTGGAATCAAATGCTATCCTTCACTAGATGCAATCACAGAACCAGTTGATCTGGTTGTTGTCTGTATTGATCTTGCAGAATGTGGACCTATAATGAAAATTTGTGCCAAGAAAGGAATTCACAATGTTGTCATAGTTTCTGGTGGCGGTAAAGAGCTTGGTGGTGACAGAGCAGCAATGGAAGCTGAAGTTAAAGAACTGTCTATTAAACATAAGATTCGTGTAATCGGTCCTAATTGTATTGGAATGTTCAATGCAGCAAATAGACTTGACTGTGCATTCCAAGGACAAGAGAGGATGGTCCGTTCAAAATTGGGACATGTTGCATTTTTCTCGCAAAGTGGAACTATGGGAATTAGTATGTTAGAAAGCGCTGATGTATTTGGTTTGTCAAAAATGATCAGTTTTGGTAATCGTTCTGATGTTGATGAAGCAGACATGATATGGTATGCTGCAAATGATCCTCAAACCAAAGTAATTGGGCTGTATGTTGAAGGATTTGGTGATGGCAGAAAGTTCATCAATACTGCAAAGCGTGTAATGAAAGAAAAGAAAAAGCCAATTGTTATTTGGAAGAGTGGAAGAACTGCTGCAGGTGCAAAACAAGCTGCATCGCATACTGGTTCTCTTGGTGGTTCAAATGCAATGATTATGGGTGCATTCAAACAAGCAGGAATTATTTCAGTTGATAGTTATCAAGAACTGGTTGGAGTCTTAAAGGCACTAGCATGGCAACCACCTGCGAAAGGTAATCGTGTTGCTATGACTAGCAATGGTGCTGGTCCAATGATTGGCGGAATTGATCAATTAGAAAGATTGGGCCTTACTATTGGAAAGTTGTCCCCAGCACTTCTCAAAAAAATGAAGGAACGTTTCCCACCAACTGTTCCAATTCATAATGGAAATCCTGCCGATGTGGGTGGCGGCGCAACTGCAGATGATTATAAATTTGTCATACAGCAATTCCTTGACGAAAAGAATATTGATATTGCAATGCCTTGGTTTGTTTTCCAAGATGACCCCCTTGAAGAAACAATAGTTGAACATCTATCTGAGTTATCCCAGAAAAAAATAAAACCCATTCTTGCTGGCGGCAATGGCGGTCCATATACTGAAAAAATGATTAACTTAATTGAGAAACACAATGTCCCAGTTTATCAGGATCTTCGAACTTGGGTTGCAGCTGCCTCTGCATTATCTCAATGGGGCAAGATGCTCGGAAAATAG
- the erpA gene encoding iron-sulfur cluster insertion protein ErpA, with amino-acid sequence MATEQTQKMITVTAKAAEKIKEFMKEEAESPEYLRVYVQGGGCSGLSYGMGFEKAPEEDDIVMEENGVKLVVDSYSVDHLQGANVDYIESLMGSGFKINNPNVTKSCSCGHSFSTE; translated from the coding sequence ATGGCAACTGAGCAAACACAAAAGATGATCACAGTCACTGCAAAAGCAGCTGAGAAGATCAAAGAATTCATGAAGGAAGAAGCAGAATCACCTGAATATCTTCGAGTATATGTTCAAGGTGGCGGTTGTTCTGGTCTATCTTATGGTATGGGCTTTGAAAAAGCACCAGAGGAAGATGACATCGTCATGGAAGAAAATGGGGTAAAACTCGTAGTTGACAGTTATAGTGTTGACCATCTACAAGGTGCAAACGTGGACTATATTGAAAGTCTAATGGGCTCTGGATTTAAAATCAACAATCCAAACGTTACAAAATCCTGTTCATGTGGTCACTCATTTAGTACTGAATAA